TGTCCTGCGTGCAAAATACGCCATTCAGCCGGTTGTAAGCGGCCATGAGCGTCAGCGCGCCGCCCTCGCGCACGGCCCGCTCGAAGGCCGGAAAATACAGCTCGCGCAGCGTGCGCACATCGACGCGGGAGTCCACGTTGAAGCGGTCGCGCTCCTGGTTGTTCGCGGCAAAATGCTTGATGCACGCCGCCGTGCCCTGACTCTGCACGCCTTTCACGAACTCCGTCGCGATGGCTCCGTTCACGATCGGATCCTCGCTGAAATACTCGAAATTCCGCCCGCACAGCGGCGTGCGCACGATGTTCATCGCCGGCCCGAGGATGATGTCTTTCCCCCGCGCGCGGGCTTCACTTCCGAGCTCCTCGCCATGCTTGCGCGCCATCGCGGGATTCCAGGTCGCCGCCAGCGCGCATCCCACCGGCAGGTAGGTCGAGGTGTCGTCGTTGCGGCGGGCCGAGCCCCAGCGATCCGGCAGTTGTTCCTCGCGCACGGCGTGCGGCCCGTCCGACATGCGGAGCGGCGGGATCCCGAGCTTCGGCACGCCTGGCGACGTGAAGAGCGTATCGCCGTAAAGCATCTCCGTCTTCTCCGGCACGGTCATTTCAGCGAGGGGATCCGCCGCCCACGCGGAGGAAAAGGCCACGGCAATGACGACGACGGGGAGGAAGCGCTTCGGCATGCACGGGACTCTAGCGCGTCCGCCGGGCCGGTGACACGCGAATCCCTTGGCCCATGCCTGTTCTCCGATCAATGCGCCGGTTCGGCCGCCTCCAGGTCCAGATCCTGATGGTCCTTGTCGCCCTGCTGCTCACCGCGCGGGCCGTGCTGCCCTACTTCGTCAAAAAATACGCCAACGAGACGATCAACCGAATGCCCGGCTATGGCGGCCACATCGGCGACGTGGACATCCACCTCTGGCGGGGCGCCTACACGATCAATGACATCGACATCGTGAAGACCGATGGCGACGTGCCGGTGCCATTCTTCGCGGCCGAGGACGTCGATTTCTCCGTCGAATGGCGCGCGCTCTTTCAGGGGTCCCTCGTCGCGAAGATCAAGTTCCTGCACCCGGTCATCAACTTCGTTGCGGGCCCGACTGAGGAAACCTCGCAGGTCGGCGTGGACAAGCCGTGGCTGAGCGTCATCAAGGACCTGTTTCCACTCAACATCAATCGCTTCGAGGTCGTCGACGGCGAGGTGCACTACCGTGACTTTTCCAGCAAGCCGAAGATCGATCTCGAGATCGATCGCCTGCACGTGATGGCCACGAATCTCACCAACAGCTCGAAGCTCTCGAAAACCCTCATCGCGAACATCGACGTCACCGGCCGCATCTTCAAGGAAGGCCGACTCGGCCTCAAAATCCGCCTCGATCCCCGCCCCGACAAGGCCACGTTCGACCTCGCGGCGACGATCGACCCCATCCCGCTCGAAACGATCAATTCCTTCACCGAGGCCTACGCGCATTTCGACTTTCAAAAAGGCACGTTCGCCCTCGCCCTCGAGCTCGCCGCCAAGGACGGCCATATCGAGGGCTACCTCAAACCCATCTTCGACGACATCGTCATCGCGGACCTCCAGGACGCCGTGAAGAATCCGCTCAAGCTCGCGTGGGAGAGCTTTGTCGGCGGCGTCACCCGCCTGCTGCGCAATCAGCCGAAGAACCGCTTCGCGACGAAGATTCCAATCAGCGGCGAGTTCGACGCTCCGCGCGTCGAGGTGCTCCCCACCCTCGGGAATCTGCTGAAGAACGAATTCATTCGCGCCTACCAGGGCGACCTCGACGGCGCCATTGACTTCGGAGACGCCAAACGCGCCGCCGCTGGCACACCGCCAAAGCCGGAAGAACCCGAGAAGCCGGAAGCCCGGAAAGATTCCGCGGAACCAGCGCCCGCGGCGGCCGTCGGCAAGCCCCGCTAAGCCGCTACCACGGGACGTCCTCGTCCTCCGCGTCGGGGAGTTGCGCCGGCGCTTTCGGCTGATATTCGCCCATGCCCTGGCTGACCTCCCACTCCTCGTAAAGATTCTCGGGCAGCTCGCGGAGAAAACGGGAAGGCCGCTGGAAGGCCTCGCCGTAGCCGGCATTCAGCCGCAGCTCGGGATAGGTGAGATAGAGTTCGTCCTTGCAGCGCGTCACGGCCACGTAGAACAGCCGGCGCTCCTCCTCGACATCTTCGTCGCGATCGAGGGAACGCGAGCTCGGGAACATCCCGTCGGCGAGCCAGACGACGAACACGACGCGCCACTCGAGACCCTTCGCCTGATGCACGCTCGAGAGCGTCACCTTGTCGTCGTCATCGCGGTTCGACGCCGTGGCGTCGGCGGCCTCGATCGCGCCGAGCAACGCGAGCTGGGCGAGGAATTCCTCGGTCGTCGGGAATTGCTTCGCGTAATTTTGCAGCGTGGCGAGGTCTTCGCGTCGAGCGTCGTAATTCGCGAACTTCGTCCGCATGTAGTCGTCGTAAACGGCGAACATCACGCTCGCGATCATGTCCGCCGGGGGCACGACTGCCTCGCCGGGACGCAGCTCCTCGAGCGTGTGGAGGAACTGCTGCCACGGCTTCTCGCTCTTCGCCGGCACCTTCGCCTTGCGAAGTTCCGCGACCGCTCCGCCCGCCGCGCGGGCCTTCAGCCAGAGCGACTCCGCGGACTTTGCGCCGATCCCGGGAAGCAGCTTCACCATGCGCTTGAACGCAAGCTCGTCACTCGGATTCACCGAGAATTTCATGAACGCGGCGACGTCCTTGATGTGCGCCTGCTCGAAGAATCGCAGCCCGCTCGTGATCGCAAAGGGAATGCCGCGACGCGTGAACTCGAGCTGCACCTCGAGCGACTGGTAGTGCGCGCGGTAGAGCACGGCGATCTCGCGAAAGTCGATACCCTCCTCGTTCAGCTCGAGGATGCGCTGCGCGACGAAGGCGGCCTGCGCGTTGTTCGTCGCAAGCGGCACGAGCGCGGGCTTCATGCCCGTTGTCGGCCGGACGGCGCGCAGCTCCTTGCGGAACTGCCGCTCGTTGCCAAGGATCGCGGCGTTCGCGAGCTCGAGCACCTCGGGCACGCTGCGGTAGTTCGTCTCGATCTTGTGCACCTGCGCGTCGGGATGCTTCTCGGGAAAGCGCAGGATGTTCTCGAAATTCGCGCCGCGCCACGAGTAGATCGACTGCGCGTCGTCGCCGACCACCATCACATTCCCGTGATGTCCCGCGAGCCGGTCGATCAGCTCGGCCTGCAGGCGATTCGTATCCTGGTATTCGTCGACGAGGATGTGCTGGAACTGCCGCTGGTAGCGCGCGGCGATGTCCTCGTGGAGCGTGAAAAGCTCGAGCGTCTTCGAGAGCAGGTCGTCGAAATCCATCGAGTTCGCTTCGCGTTTCCGCGCCTCGTAGCCAACGGCCACGCGCTCGATCTGCGCCTCCAGAGGCAGGAAATACGGGTATTTGCGACCGAGAATGGCCGGGATGCGTTCCCCGCAGTTGACCGCCAGGCCGAAGATCTCGGCGAGCACCGCGCCCTTGGGAAAGCGCTTGTCCGAGGTGCGCAGCCCTTCCTTTGCGACGACCGCCTCGATCATGTCCTCCTGATCCTCGCGATCCATGATCGAGAAGCCGGGGCGAAATCCGATCGCCTCGGCGTGCCGGCGGAGGATGCGATTTCCGATCGAGTGAAACGTGCCGCCCCAGATTTCGTCGGCGCCGCCGGGCACGACACCGGCCACGCGCTCGAGCATCTCCCGCGCGGCCTTGTTCGTGAACGTGAGCAGGAGAATGCCCGAGGGCGGAACGCCCTGCTCGAGCAGCCAGGCCACCCGAAACGTGAGCGTGCGCGTCTTGCCGCTGCCGGCGCCGGCGATCACGAGGGCCGCGCCGGGAGGCGAAGTCACGGCGGCGAGCTGCTGCTCGTTGAGTTCCGCCGCATAGTCGATGCCGCCGGCAGCGGGACCGGGAGTGTGCAGCGTGTAAGCGCGGGCCATGGCGGGATCGCGACTAGCCGCCGCCCTTGATGAGGAACTGCTCCTTGTTGATTCCGAGTCCGTATTCGAGGAGCTTCGCGCAATCGTCCCAGACGTGCGCCTTGTCGCTCTTCAGGACGACAGCGATCATGTCGCGGCCGCCGTAGGCTCCGCTGGCGACGAGGCAGTGCCCGGCGAGGTCGGTGTAGCCGGTCTTCATCCCGTTGCAAAAGCTGTAGGTCCGCAGCACGCGATTCGTGTTCGTGAGCAGGGTCGTCCTGCCATTGGCATAGGTGAAGACGTAGGTGCGGCGGTCGATAATGTCGCGCAGCGTGGGATTGCGATAGGCGGCGCGAGCGATGCAGGCGAGGTCGCGGGCGGTGGAATACTGCCCGGGATTCGGCAGGCCGTTCGGGTTCACAAAATGGGAGTTCTTCGCGCCGAGACGGCGAGCCTCGGCATTCATCTTGTCGGCGAAGGCGGGAAGACTGCCGGCGTTATCGACAGCGAGCGCGACGGCGGTGTCGTTCGCGCTTTTCACGAGCAGCGCGGTCAGGACGTTCAGGCGCGGATAACGTTCCCCGGTCTTGATTCCGAGCTTCGTCGGGGCCTGTGCCGGGGCCTCGGGAGAGACGGTGAGGTCGCCCTGGAGGTTTCCCGCCTTCACGATGAGCAATCCCGTGAGCAGCTTCTGCGTGCTGGCGATGGGCGTGCGCATCGTCTCGTTCTTCTTGTAAAGGACCTCGCCCGTGTTCGCGTCGAAGAGAATCGCGGACCGGCCAAAAATCGTCGGCGCGGCGGCCGGGGCCAGGGCGGGCAGGAGAACGACAGCGAGGATGAACAGACGCAGAATGGCGGAACGCATGGACTATGGCTTCGGAGCGGGTGTGGAAACGGGAGTGGCGAGAGTCTTCTCGATGGCGGGATCGGGTTTTCCGCCGAGTTCGACGGATCGGAAATAATGCCGGCGGGCAAGTTCGATCGCGGGCGGCGTGCGCTGGAGGTAGATGACGGAGAGATTGTAATGCGCGTCGCTCGCGTCGGGGTCGATCTCGACGGCGCGACGCAACTCCACTTCCGCGCCGTCTCTCCAGCCCTTCCGGCCAAGGACAACGCCGAGATAATTGTGCGCGCGAGCGCTGCCGGGATCGTAAAGCACGGCCTGGCTGAGGGCGGCAAACGCCTCCTCGACGCGCCCCTGCTGGAAATACATCATCCCGAGCGTGAGCCAGGCCGGGCCGGTCTCGAGCCGCTGTCGCACGGCCTGCCTGAGATACTTCTCGGCCTCCGCGGGATTTCCGGC
This genomic window from Chthoniobacterales bacterium contains:
- a CDS encoding DUF748 domain-containing protein; translated protein: MPVLRSMRRFGRLQVQILMVLVALLLTARAVLPYFVKKYANETINRMPGYGGHIGDVDIHLWRGAYTINDIDIVKTDGDVPVPFFAAEDVDFSVEWRALFQGSLVAKIKFLHPVINFVAGPTEETSQVGVDKPWLSVIKDLFPLNINRFEVVDGEVHYRDFSSKPKIDLEIDRLHVMATNLTNSSKLSKTLIANIDVTGRIFKEGRLGLKIRLDPRPDKATFDLAATIDPIPLETINSFTEAYAHFDFQKGTFALALELAAKDGHIEGYLKPIFDDIVIADLQDAVKNPLKLAWESFVGGVTRLLRNQPKNRFATKIPISGEFDAPRVEVLPTLGNLLKNEFIRAYQGDLDGAIDFGDAKRAAAGTPPKPEEPEKPEARKDSAEPAPAAAVGKPR
- a CDS encoding ATP-dependent helicase is translated as MARAYTLHTPGPAAGGIDYAAELNEQQLAAVTSPPGAALVIAGAGSGKTRTLTFRVAWLLEQGVPPSGILLLTFTNKAAREMLERVAGVVPGGADEIWGGTFHSIGNRILRRHAEAIGFRPGFSIMDREDQEDMIEAVVAKEGLRTSDKRFPKGAVLAEIFGLAVNCGERIPAILGRKYPYFLPLEAQIERVAVGYEARKREANSMDFDDLLSKTLELFTLHEDIAARYQRQFQHILVDEYQDTNRLQAELIDRLAGHHGNVMVVGDDAQSIYSWRGANFENILRFPEKHPDAQVHKIETNYRSVPEVLELANAAILGNERQFRKELRAVRPTTGMKPALVPLATNNAQAAFVAQRILELNEEGIDFREIAVLYRAHYQSLEVQLEFTRRGIPFAITSGLRFFEQAHIKDVAAFMKFSVNPSDELAFKRMVKLLPGIGAKSAESLWLKARAAGGAVAELRKAKVPAKSEKPWQQFLHTLEELRPGEAVVPPADMIASVMFAVYDDYMRTKFANYDARREDLATLQNYAKQFPTTEEFLAQLALLGAIEAADATASNRDDDDKVTLSSVHQAKGLEWRVVFVVWLADGMFPSSRSLDRDEDVEEERRLFYVAVTRCKDELYLTYPELRLNAGYGEAFQRPSRFLRELPENLYEEWEVSQGMGEYQPKAPAQLPDAEDEDVPW
- a CDS encoding D-alanyl-D-alanine carboxypeptidase family protein; this translates as MRSAILRLFILAVVLLPALAPAAAPTIFGRSAILFDANTGEVLYKKNETMRTPIASTQKLLTGLLIVKAGNLQGDLTVSPEAPAQAPTKLGIKTGERYPRLNVLTALLVKSANDTAVALAVDNAGSLPAFADKMNAEARRLGAKNSHFVNPNGLPNPGQYSTARDLACIARAAYRNPTLRDIIDRRTYVFTYANGRTTLLTNTNRVLRTYSFCNGMKTGYTDLAGHCLVASGAYGGRDMIAVVLKSDKAHVWDDCAKLLEYGLGINKEQFLIKGGG
- a CDS encoding tetratricopeptide repeat protein yields the protein MRRRVLSVVIALAALGFARAQTPAPPEPLATPDPAKFVPDVARAAAGEGNTAFEKGDYQTARRAYLRVLDIVPNNLVALVNLGLVEFRAGNPAEAEKYLRQAVRQRLETGPAWLTLGMMYFQQGRVEEAFAALSQAVLYDPGSARAHNYLGVVLGRKGWRDGAEVELRRAVEIDPDASDAHYNLSVIYLQRTPPAIELARRHYFRSVELGGKPDPAIEKTLATPVSTPAPKP